The following are encoded together in the Kwoniella europaea PYCC6329 chromosome 1, complete sequence genome:
- a CDS encoding ubiquinone biosynthesis monooxygenase COQ6, with translation MRASTSLLTVPRASGRTICTRPLPLPSTSRSSINYHPRSLHTPPSSLVRQDARTSPCNPQAILSSRLSAGRARNHSSSAAAEPPKAIPEISEENSYDIVIIGGANAGLAFACALLSQPTISSTTKILLLEGSSLDKTRNWSGEGAWENRISSLTWENISWLESIGVWKHIEQSRSCPVEEMIIWANPSPNSFPTIHFPPLGHPMARMTENMNLQRALLRRIEEIGKGKVDIKEGKKVQEMRLGEGERWVGLRVGETEWIKGSLVVGADGPNSPVRLFSKIETYGHAYQTHAVVATLNHPPSSLYPNTTAFQRFLPTGPIAFLPLSSEASTMVWSTLPPHAAALKRLSPEALTLMVNCGYQLPESTLTALTDEMIRADQLGQPLSANQINDLLASLPIPGNTVGETDQPILPPTITSIHAPSVASFPLRLSHANEYLGKRTALVGDAAHTIHPLAGQGLNQGLADVRCLAEVLENARKLGGDLGSITSLADYPRERYPLNHLILSTTDKLHYIFRARNGIVNWFRGTGLEIINELGPLKKLLMGGAGAKPNITTRGEISKSRKNDEREFGRVRGAGDELGQIGGWQMTAANGVESWFTIKGVAKMAGEVGVGLVREGMRKAVGALDNRSKR, from the exons ATGAGAGCAAgtacctctcttctcaccGTGCCACGAGCATCGGGCAGAACAATCTGCACTCGACCACTCCCCCTTCCTTCAACTTCGCGATCTTCGATCAATTATCATCCTCGCTCGTTACATACACCTCCTTCCTCGCTCGTCCGTCAAGACGCACGTACCTCACCATGCAACCCTCAAGCCATTCTCTCAAGCAGGTTATCAGCCGGTCGGGCAAGaaaccattcatcttctgctgctgccgaACCTCCAAAGGCCATACCTGAAATCAGCGAAGAAAACAGTTATGATATAGTCATCATCGGAGGTGCTAACGCCGGATTGGCATTTGCTTGTGCTTTAT TATCCCAACCTACAatatcatccaccaccaaaaTCCTATTACTCGAGGGATCGTCATTGGACAAGACTCGAAATTGGTCTGGAGAGGGGGCCTGGGAGAACAGGATAAGTAGTTTGACTTGGGAAAATATATCATGGTTGGAAA GTATAGGGGTTTGGAAACATATTGAACAGAGTCGATCTTGTCCggtagaagagatgatt ATCTGGGCGAATCCCTCTCCCAATTCTTTCCCCACTATCCACTTCCCACCACTTGGTCATCCGATGGCGAGAATGACGGAGAATATGAACCTCCAACGAGCCCTGCTCCGACGTATAGAAGAGATAGGTAAGGGTAAAGTGGATATCAAAGAGGGTAAGAAAGTCCAGGAAATGAGgttaggtgaaggtgagagatGGGTAGGGTTGAGGGTGGGGGAGACGGAATGGATTAAAGGTAGTTTGGTG GTCGGCGCAGACGGACCCAATTCTCCCGTCCGATTATTCTCCAAGATCGAGACGTACGGCCACGCCTACCAGACTCATGCAGTAGTAGCGACCCTAAACCATCCCCCATCATCACTCTACCCCAATACGACAGCTTTCCAGCGATTCCTCCCTACCGGTCCCATCGCATTCCTCCCATTAAGCTCCGAAGCTTCAACGATGGTTTGGTCAACCTTACCTCCTCATGCCGCTGCCCTCAAAAGACTATCTCCAGAGGCATTGACATTGATGGTCAATTGTGGATATCAATTACCTGAATCTACACTTACTGCTCTCACCGATGAGATGATCCGGGCCGATCAACTCGGTCAACCGTTATCCGCAAATCAGATAAACGATCTACTAGCTTCGTTACCTATACCTGGTAATACAGTAGGAGAGACAGACCAACCTATTTTACCTCCTACGatcacatccatccatgCTCCCTCGGTAGCTTCATTCCCTCTTCGACTCTCTCACGCGAACGAATATTTAGGAAAGAGAACTGCATTGGTAGGTGATGCGGCACATACGATCCACCCATTAGCTGGACAAGGTTTGAATCAAGGTTTAGCGGATGTAAGATGTTTAGCGGAGGTGTTGGAAAATGCGAGAAAACTAGGTGGTGATTTAGGTAGTATAACTAGTTTAGCTGATTATCCCCGTGAGAGATATCCTCTAAATCATTTGATACTATCGACAACAGATAAATTACATTATATATTCAGAGCGAGGAATGGAATTGTAAATTGGTTTAGAGGAACGGGATTGGAAATTATAAATGAATTAGGACCGTTAAAGAAATTGTTAATGGGTGGAGCAGGTGCTAAACCGAATATAACCACTCGAGGTGAAATCAGTAAGAGTAGGAAAAATGATGAGAGGGAATTTGGAAGGGTTAGAGGTGCAGGAGATGAATTGGGGCAGATTGGTGGATGGCAGATGACCGCTGCGAATGGTGTGGAAAGTTGGTTCACAATCAAGGGAGTCGCGAAGATGGCTGGCgaagtgggagtggggtTGGTAAGAGAGGGTATGAGAAAGGCCGTTGGTGCGTTAGATAATAGGAGTAAACGGTAG
- a CDS encoding phosphoenolpyruvate carboxykinase (ATP), with product MVHGRHGHDELEGNQFLGKELKYFSQAGFDLDRIHIKRNAPIASLYEDAILNEGAVISSSGALINFSGKKTGRSPKDKRIVYEETSKDDVWWGPVNIKMDEHTFEINRERAIDYLNTRENVYVFDGFAGWDPKYRIKVRVIASRAYHALFMHNMLIRPTPEELENFGEPDFIIYNAGQFPANRFTTGMTSTTSVEVNFKRMEMVILGTEYAGEMKKGIFSVMHYLQPVKFGQLSLHSSANQAKGDNGDVTLFFGLSGTGKTTLSADPNRLLIGDDEHVWSDTGVFNIEGGCYAKTINLSAEKEPEIFNAIKFGSILENVVYNPADRKPDYDDVSITENTRCAYPIEYIPNAKIPCIAERQPSNIIMLTCDAFGVLPPVSRLTPEQAQYHFVAGYTSKTPGTEDGIVEPSPTFSTCYGQPFIILHPGRYAKMLAERMEKNKVDCWLINTGWTGGKFGTGKRCPLKYTRAIVDAIHNGTLAKAEFENFPVFNLSIPKTVEGVPSEILDPAKVWPSKDAFSAEIQKLGGMFQKAFAKYEDAITADVKAAGPIL from the exons ATGGTTCACGGAAGACACGGACATGATGAACTCGAGGGAAATCAATTCCTCGGTAAAGAGTTGAAATACTTCTCTCAAGCTGGTTTTGATTTGGATAGGATCCacatcaag CGAAACGCTCCCATCGCTTCTCTTTATGAAGATGCCATCCTCAACGAAGGTGCCGTCATCTCATCAAGTGGTGCTTTGATCAACTTCTCCGGAAAGAAGACCGGTAGATCCCCCAAGGACAAGCGAATCGTGTACGAGGAAACTAGTAAGGATGATGTATGGTGGGGTCCGGTAAACATCAAGATGGA CGAACACACCTTTGAGATCAACCGAGAAAGAGCTATCGATTACCTCAACACCCGAGAGAACGTATACGTATTTGATGGATTTGCCGGATGGGATCCTAAATACCGAATCAAAGTGCGAGTTATCGCTTCTCGAGCTTACCACGCCTTGTTCATGCACAACATGTTGATCCGACCTACTCCAGAAGAATTAGAAAACTTTGGTGAACCAGATTTCATAATTTACAACGCTGGTCAATTCCCTGCCAATCGATTCACCACCGGTATgacctccaccacctctgtCGAAGTCAACTTCAAGAGAATGGAAATGGTCATCCTCGGTACTGAATACGCcggtgagatgaagaaaggtatTTTCTCAGTTATGCATTACCTCCAACCTGTCAAATTCGGTCAATTGTCTCTCCATTCCTCAGCAAACCAGGCAAAAGGCGATAACGGCGATGTCACCCTTTTCTTCGGTTTGTCCGGTACTGGTAAAACCACTCTCTCAGCCGACCCTAACCGTCTCTTGATCGGTGATGACGAACACGTCTGGTCTGATACTGGTGTCTTCAACATCGAAGGTGGTTGTTACGCCAAGACCATCAACCTTTCTgctgaaaag GAACCCGAGATCTTCAACGCCATCAAATTCGGTTCCATCCTTGAAAACGTAGTCTACAACCCTGCCGACCGAAAGCCAGATTACGATGATGTCTCCATCACCGAGAACACTCGATGTGCCTACCCTATCGAATACATACCTAACGCCAAGATCCCATGTATCGCTGAGAGACAACCATCTAACATCATCATGTTGACATGTGACGCTTTCGGTGTATTACCTCCCGTATCTCGATTGACTCCCGAACAAGCTCAATACCACTTCGTTGCTGGATACACCTCCAAGACACCTGGTACAGAGGATGGTATTGTCGAACCTTCACcaaccttctcaacatgTTACGGAcaaccattcatcatcttacACCCTGGACGATACGCCAAGATGTTGGCTGAGcgaatggagaagaacaaggtggacTGTTGGTTGATCAACACCGGTTGGACCGGTGGTAAATTCGGTACCGGAAAGAGATGTCCATTGAAGTACACTCGAGCTATAGTCGATGCTATCCACAATGGAACCCTCGCCAAAGCCGAATTTGAAAACTTCCCTGtattcaacctttccatcCCAAAGACTGTCGAGGGTGTCCCCAGCGAGATTCTCGACCCAGCGAAAGTATGGCCATCCAAAGATGCCTTCAGCGCTGAGATCCAGAAATTAGGTGGAATGTTCCAAAAGGCTTTCGCTAAATACGAGGATGCCATCACAGCAGATGTCAAAGCTGCTGGTCCAATCCTTTAA
- a CDS encoding sulfate adenylyltransferase, translating into MANSPHGGILKDLVARDAPRHSELQEEARNLGDIFLTERQLCDLELILNGGFSPLEGFMNERDYISVRDTLRLEPVHGQRQGTLFPMPITLDVSKEDIAKLNLKEGARVALRDPRDDAALAILTVSDIYTPDKHLEAENVMGADDIAHPAVAYLHNTVKEFYIGGKVDAIAAPTHYDYVPLRFTPSELRAHFHKLAWRKVVAFQTRNPMHRAHRELTVRAARQRRANVLIHPVVGLTKPGDVDHYTRVRAYQALMPSYPEGMAHLALLPLAMRMAGPREAVWHAIIRKNFGATHFIVGRDHAGPGKNSQGKDFYGPYDAQELVTQFKDELSIEMVPFQAMTYLPGTDEYQPVDEVPKGTVTADISGTELRKRLRTGASIPDWFSYTGVVKVLRDSYPPRPKQGFTILISGLHNSGKDTIARALQVTLQQQGSRSVSLLLGEELRGDLDPKINRAITPEQKHINLQRIAFVASELTKAGAAVIAAPVAPYEKSRQAIRKIVNGNFFLVHVATPLEWCEKVDRRGLYKRARSGELKNLTGVDDIYEPPTDADLVCDLRHDTVPEIVHSIIMILEGENLI; encoded by the exons atgGCCAACTCTCCTCACGGTGGTATATTGAAGGATCTCGTTGCTCGAGATGCCCCTAGACATTCAGAGTTACAGGAGGAAGCTAGAAATTTaggtgatatcttccttaccgag AGGCAATTGTGTGATCTCGAATTAATCTTGAACGGTGGTTTCTCGCCTCTTGAAGGATTCATGAATGAGAGAGACTATATCTC CGTCCGAGACACCCTCCGACTCGAACCCGTCCACGGTCAAAGACAAGGCACTCTCTTCCCTATGCCTATCACCCTCGACGTctcaaaggaagatatcgCAAAGTTGAACCTGAAAGAGGGTGCTAGAGTCGCTTTGAGAGATCCTAGAGATGATGCTGCTTTGGCTATTCtgactg TCTCCGACATCTACACACCTGACAAGCATCTTGAAGCCGAGAACGTCATGGGAGCCGATGATATCGCTCATCCAGCTGTCGCATACTTGCACAACACGGTTAAAGAGTTCTACATCGGTGGTAAAGTTGACGCTATCGCCGCTCCTACTCACTACGATTACGTTCCTTTAAGATTCACCCCATCCGAACTCCGAGCGCACTTCCACAAATTGGCTTGGAGAAAAGTCGTCGCTTTCCAAACTCGAAACCCCATGCATCGAGCACACAGAGAGTTGACCGTCCGAGCTGCCCGACAACGACGAGCCAACGTCCTTATTCACCCCGTGGTCGGATTGACCAAGCCTGGAGATGTCGACCATTACACCCGTGTGAGAGCATACCAAGCTCTCATGCCTTCTTACCCCGAGGGAATGGCCCACTTGGCCTTGTTGCCTTTGGCTATGCGAATGGCTGGTCCAAGAGAGGCTGTGTGGCACGCTATTATCAGAAAGAACTTTGGTGCTACTCACTTT ATTGTCGGAAGAGACCACGCTGGACCCGGTAAGAACTCTCAAGGCAAAGACTTCTACGGCCCATACGATGCTCAAGAGCTCGTCACCCAATTCAAGGATGAGTTATCGATCGAAATGGTTCCTTTCCAAGCTATGACTTACCTTCCTGGTACCGACGAATACCAACCAGTTGATGAAGTACCTAAAGGAACCGTCACTGCTGATATCTCCGGAACCGAACTTAGAAAGAGACTTAGGACCGGTGCTTCCATCCCCGATTGGTTCTCTTACACCGGTGTAGTAAAAGTATTGAGGGATTCATACCCTCCCCGACCCAAACAGGGtttcaccatcttgatcagtGGATTACACAACTCTGGTAAAGACACCATCGCTAGAGCTTTACAAGTCACTTTGCAACAACAGGGTTCTCGATCCGTTTCTTTATTATTGGGAGAAGAGTTAAGGGGCGATTTGGATCCAAAGATAAATCGAGCTATCACACCTGAACAGAAACATATCAACCTCCAAAGAATCGCATTCGTAGCTTCGGAATTGACCAAAGCTGGTGCTGCCGTTATTGCCGCCCCTGTTGCTCCCTATGAAAAATCAAGACAAGCCATCAGGAAAATCGTTAATGGaaatttcttcttggttcACGTTGCGACTCCCCTTGAATGGTGTGAGAAAGTAGACAGAAGAGGATTATACAAAAGAGCCAGATCGGGTGAACTCAAGAACTTGACTGGGGTGGATGATATCTACGAACCTCCAACAGACGCAGATTTGGTTTGTGATCTTAGGCATGATACTGTTCCTGAAATCGTTCACT CTATCATCATGATTCTCGAAGGTGAAAACCTTATCTAA